One genomic region from Pyrobaculum islandicum DSM 4184 encodes:
- a CDS encoding ATP-binding protein yields the protein MVIFLDREEELERLREALRGEGFRLVVVYGRRRIGKTTLVLKATEDMRRVYYLAVGRGNLRRFKQAAARVDPGVLTTADDWEAVFTYLRDRVDVVIIDEFPNLIEEDKAILSTLQAVVDEVLVHSNLKLVLTGSSISTMTSKVLSYKSPLYGRRTASLRVDPIPFLKYKQFFPDRPPHELVEIHGFAGGIPYYMVKVKEPFWDFLERELRERTFLLDEGDFLLRYEFEDVSTYRQILEAIAAGKNTLGEIRDHAGLRSTDITPYLRNLEIVGIVRKVKPVLGRGRYRYELADGFLRFWLRFISPNLWLIEQGLYGVEDIRREYSQYLGKTFEEIAREVVVREIAAGRLPRVRKLGPQWWTRRGEAREIDLLGVGDGVVVAVEARWRDGVDAAEVAQELREKVEELGLPGRVVPVVVARSFKRREGAVAYDLGDIYRMMA from the coding sequence GTGGTTATATTTTTAGACAGGGAAGAGGAACTAGAGAGACTGCGAGAAGCCCTCCGGGGAGAGGGCTTCAGGCTAGTGGTGGTATACGGCAGGAGGCGGATTGGAAAGACCACCCTCGTCCTAAAGGCCACGGAGGACATGCGGAGGGTCTACTACCTCGCAGTCGGGAGGGGCAACTTGAGGAGGTTTAAACAGGCGGCGGCACGAGTCGACCCCGGCGTGTTGACAACCGCCGACGATTGGGAGGCCGTCTTCACATACTTGAGAGATAGAGTCGACGTCGTCATCATAGACGAATTCCCAAACCTAATAGAGGAAGACAAGGCCATCTTGTCGACCCTCCAGGCGGTGGTGGACGAAGTCCTCGTCCACTCAAACCTAAAGCTCGTGTTGACAGGCTCCTCCATCTCCACCATGACCTCAAAAGTCCTCTCCTACAAGAGCCCTCTCTACGGGCGGAGGACGGCGTCGCTGAGGGTAGACCCCATACCCTTCCTCAAATACAAACAGTTCTTTCCCGACAGGCCCCCGCATGAGCTGGTGGAAATCCACGGCTTTGCAGGCGGGATACCCTACTATATGGTAAAGGTGAAGGAGCCCTTCTGGGACTTCTTGGAGCGGGAGCTGAGGGAGAGGACCTTCCTCCTAGACGAGGGAGACTTCCTCCTCCGCTACGAGTTCGAAGACGTCTCCACCTACAGGCAGATACTTGAGGCGATCGCAGCGGGGAAAAACACCCTAGGCGAGATAAGAGACCACGCGGGGCTTAGGTCCACAGACATAACGCCATACCTCCGCAACCTGGAGATCGTGGGCATCGTGAGAAAGGTGAAGCCAGTGTTGGGCAGGGGGAGGTATAGATACGAGCTGGCCGACGGTTTTCTCCGCTTCTGGCTCCGCTTCATAAGCCCAAACCTCTGGCTAATAGAGCAGGGCCTCTACGGCGTGGAGGACATACGGAGAGAGTACAGCCAGTACCTCGGCAAGACCTTTGAAGAAATCGCCAGAGAGGTCGTAGTTAGGGAGATCGCCGCCGGCCGCCTACCCAGGGTGAGGAAGCTGGGCCCCCAGTGGTGGACCAGGAGGGGGGAGGCGAGAGAGATAGATCTCCTCGGCGTCGGCGACGGCGTCGTGGTGGCCGTGGAGGCGAGGTGGAGAGACGGGGTAGACGCGGCGGAGGTGGCCCAGGAGCTCAGGGAGAAGGTCGAGGAGCTGGGCCTCCCTGGCCGCGTAGTGCCCGTGGTGGTAGCCAGGAGCTTCAAGAGGAGAGAGGGGGCGGTCGCCTACGACCTAGGAGATATATACAGGATGATGGCCTAA
- a CDS encoding menaquinone biosynthesis family protein, whose translation MIKVAHSPDADDAYMFYGIASGAVKLPVPHVEFLADIETLNKLAVEELLDVSAISVHAYAYICNRYYIMRVGASMGEGYGPVVVARPGVDRPRHVAVPGRCTTAALLLKLAMPEVKAVEMPFDKILDAVIAGVVDAGVLIHEGQITYSRFGLKKLTDLGEWWLRETGLPTPLGVDVVKKSLGRELAEALTQALRESIRYADTHREEALKYAQRFSRGLTLEETARFVDMYVNAYTRDLGARGEKAINELLTRASERGLTPSCTPEYI comes from the coding sequence ATGATCAAAGTGGCTCATTCTCCAGATGCAGACGACGCCTATATGTTTTACGGCATAGCGTCAGGCGCTGTAAAACTGCCGGTTCCCCACGTGGAGTTTCTAGCAGATATAGAGACTTTGAATAAACTCGCTGTCGAAGAGTTACTTGACGTATCTGCTATTAGTGTACACGCCTATGCCTATATCTGCAATAGGTACTACATAATGCGAGTAGGCGCCTCCATGGGCGAGGGGTATGGGCCTGTGGTAGTGGCGAGGCCGGGGGTAGATAGGCCTAGGCATGTGGCTGTGCCAGGGCGTTGTACAACCGCCGCCCTACTCCTCAAGTTAGCAATGCCGGAGGTTAAAGCCGTGGAAATGCCCTTTGATAAAATATTAGACGCTGTTATAGCCGGCGTAGTTGACGCAGGAGTTTTAATCCACGAGGGGCAAATCACCTACAGTAGATTTGGCTTGAAAAAACTGACAGACCTCGGCGAGTGGTGGCTGAGAGAGACCGGCTTACCGACGCCTCTTGGAGTAGACGTAGTTAAAAAGAGCTTGGGTAGAGAACTTGCAGAGGCTTTAACACAAGCTCTCCGCGAGTCTATTAGATACGCCGATACACATAGAGAAGAGGCACTTAAGTACGCCCAGAGGTTTTCAAGAGGACTCACCCTAGAGGAGACAGCCCGTTTTGTAGACATGTACGTCAACGCCTATACGAGGGACCTCGGCGCGAGGGGAGAGAAGGCAATAAACGAACTTTTAACACGGGCTTCTGAAAGAGGCTTAACGCCAAGTTGTACGCCCGAGTATATATAA
- a CDS encoding NAD+ synthase, protein MAYKKRRKIGLITIQDVVEAVDYSSAKSEITAFIHDYVSSSGAKGVVVGLSGGVDSSTALALAVEALGADRVVALVLPSRYTPQQDVEDAVSLAKQLGVRHFVVQIDQIVSAYSSLPFYDEGDQVARGNLMARVRMSILYYYANRYDMLVLGTGDKSELMLGYFTKYGDGGVDLLPIGDLYKTQVRRMAKHLGVPDRIAEKPSAPRLWAGHTAEGELGISYREVDLVLYAHELGLSKDVIPDATGVSRPKVEKVLALVAENAHKRAPPPVAKLTKSKRYTTRI, encoded by the coding sequence ATGGCGTATAAGAAGCGGCGAAAAATTGGGCTGATCACAATCCAAGACGTCGTCGAGGCGGTGGACTACAGCTCGGCAAAGTCTGAAATCACAGCCTTTATCCACGACTATGTGTCTTCCTCGGGGGCTAAGGGCGTTGTCGTCGGCCTCAGCGGTGGGGTCGACTCCTCAACTGCCTTGGCCCTCGCCGTGGAGGCGCTAGGGGCGGATAGAGTGGTTGCGCTTGTCCTCCCCAGCAGATATACGCCTCAGCAAGACGTAGAAGACGCCGTATCTCTGGCGAAGCAACTCGGCGTGAGACATTTCGTCGTTCAGATCGACCAGATCGTGTCGGCCTACTCCTCTCTGCCCTTCTACGACGAGGGGGATCAGGTGGCTAGGGGGAACCTCATGGCGAGGGTGCGCATGTCTATACTCTACTACTACGCCAACAGGTACGACATGTTGGTGCTCGGGACGGGGGACAAGAGCGAGCTTATGCTCGGCTACTTCACTAAATATGGCGACGGCGGCGTAGACCTCCTCCCCATCGGCGACCTCTACAAGACCCAGGTGAGGCGTATGGCCAAACACCTGGGCGTGCCGGACCGCATTGCCGAGAAGCCGTCGGCCCCCCGCCTCTGGGCTGGCCACACGGCCGAGGGGGAGCTGGGCATCAGCTACAGGGAGGTAGACCTCGTCCTCTACGCCCACGAGCTAGGCCTCTCCAAAGATGTAATCCCAGACGCCACCGGCGTGTCTAGGCCAAAGGTGGAGAAGGTGCTGGCCCTGGTAGCTGAAAACGCCCACAAGAGGGCGCCGCCGCCTGTGGCGAAGCTGACGAAAAGCAAGAGATATACGACAAGAATTTAA
- a CDS encoding P-II family nitrogen regulator, protein MKLVRAVIREDKLVDVLDALVRAGYTGATVFRDVGGMGGESGVVKIRGRTYEALLPRAVVEVAVEDGEVEKVVKTIMEAAKTGHVGDGRIFVLGVEGAWRIRSGEKLG, encoded by the coding sequence ATGAAGTTGGTTAGAGCCGTAATTAGAGAGGACAAGCTGGTGGATGTGCTAGATGCGCTTGTGAGAGCCGGCTACACCGGCGCGACGGTGTTTAGAGACGTCGGCGGGATGGGCGGCGAAAGCGGCGTGGTGAAGATCAGGGGGAGGACCTACGAGGCGCTTCTGCCGAGGGCGGTGGTAGAGGTGGCCGTGGAGGACGGGGAGGTGGAGAAGGTGGTGAAGACAATCATGGAGGCGGCGAAGACGGGACACGTTGGCGACGGCAGAATCTTCGTGCTGGGGGTGGAGGGGGCATGGCGTATAAGAAGCGGCGAAAAATTGGGCTGA
- a CDS encoding DMT family transporter yields the protein MGSVLKILAAAFLWSTIGVAASLGREYLWIAFIRSLTAALTALAAGARPGRGALLPGLLLGGLFSAYPVAAIYAGVGNAAYLLYTAPLWTTLALALWGERPSRRDVSGVALVLVAVVLMASSGRISTVGFAAGLASGFFYGLYIAVARRLASGGRVVDASLGAMPYTLAVTAPALLLKPGPPTPEAVAAGVYLGVFGTVLPYRLFASAVSTVGGARASVLASLEPVLAALWGVLLFSQVPTSLEAVAYVLITAAAVVASRK from the coding sequence GTGGGCTCTGTCTTAAAGATATTGGCCGCTGCGTTCCTCTGGTCTACAATTGGTGTTGCCGCGTCGCTGGGGAGAGAATACCTCTGGATAGCCTTCATCCGGTCGCTTACTGCAGCCTTGACGGCGCTTGCGGCTGGGGCTAGGCCGGGAAGGGGGGCGCTTCTGCCAGGCCTCCTCCTGGGCGGCCTCTTCTCGGCGTATCCAGTGGCGGCTATATACGCGGGGGTTGGGAACGCCGCGTACCTCCTCTACACAGCCCCCCTGTGGACAACCCTGGCCCTCGCCCTTTGGGGCGAGAGGCCATCCAGACGTGACGTCAGTGGCGTAGCCCTTGTCCTTGTGGCAGTGGTGCTTATGGCCTCTTCCGGCAGAATTTCGACTGTCGGCTTCGCCGCGGGCCTTGCCTCGGGTTTCTTCTACGGCTTGTACATCGCTGTTGCCAGGAGGCTGGCGTCGGGAGGCCGCGTGGTGGACGCGTCGCTTGGGGCTATGCCCTATACGCTGGCGGTGACCGCCCCCGCACTTCTGCTGAAGCCCGGCCCGCCTACGCCAGAGGCGGTCGCCGCGGGGGTATACCTCGGCGTGTTTGGGACGGTGTTGCCATACAGACTCTTCGCCTCTGCCGTCTCTACAGTCGGGGGGGCCAGGGCGTCTGTGTTAGCCTCTCTAGAGCCTGTACTTGCAGCCCTCTGGGGGGTTCTACTTTTTAGCCAAGTGCCTACCTCTCTTGAGGCAGTGGCATATGTCTTAATCACCGCGGCCGCCGTAGTGGCGTCGCGTAAGTGA
- a CDS encoding glycosyltransferase: MLELATALAALHFGAPALYLLYLRAAPKKPLQPAAIYPKVAVVVPTYNEAPNIEAKLEDIYSQSYPRDRMSIYVVDSASTDGTAEAAERWAAGRKDAKVVVLREPERRGKAHALNTALAHLADEEVVVVTDADSRWLDRDTLRKAVAYLAAADAVSCLKKPAGGGPTEEAYRTWYNRLRLAESLVHSTPVFHGELAAFRREAIAGGFPEDVGADDSYAAIRIAIEGGRAVTPPDVWCIEAVPQRGYARWRLRRAQHLIQTFARALPKVAKAPPPYRAILAAEAYLHLFNPWLLPAAAALAAASGPPGLALLAAGAAALLYKPYRAWVAGQIYLMAAALRNIWNKELIWQKQEKPLP; encoded by the coding sequence GTGCTAGAGCTAGCTACTGCACTGGCGGCGTTACATTTCGGCGCGCCAGCCCTCTATCTACTCTATCTACGTGCCGCCCCAAAGAAGCCGCTCCAGCCGGCGGCTATATACCCCAAGGTGGCGGTCGTCGTGCCAACGTACAACGAAGCCCCAAACATAGAGGCTAAGCTCGAGGATATATACAGCCAGAGCTACCCCAGAGATAGGATGTCTATATACGTCGTCGACTCGGCCTCCACCGACGGCACAGCCGAGGCGGCGGAGCGGTGGGCCGCCGGCAGAAAAGACGCCAAGGTTGTAGTGCTGAGGGAGCCCGAGAGACGGGGGAAGGCCCACGCCTTAAACACAGCCCTTGCCCACCTCGCCGACGAGGAAGTTGTCGTGGTTACAGACGCCGACTCCCGCTGGCTAGACCGAGACACGCTGAGGAAGGCCGTGGCCTACCTCGCCGCCGCCGACGCGGTCTCCTGCCTAAAGAAGCCGGCGGGGGGAGGCCCCACGGAGGAGGCCTACCGCACGTGGTACAACCGGCTGAGACTCGCCGAGAGCTTGGTCCACTCCACCCCGGTCTTCCACGGCGAACTCGCCGCCTTTAGACGGGAGGCCATCGCCGGGGGATTCCCGGAAGACGTCGGCGCAGACGACAGCTACGCCGCCATTAGGATAGCCATAGAGGGGGGCCGCGCCGTCACGCCACCAGACGTGTGGTGCATAGAGGCGGTGCCCCAGAGGGGCTACGCCAGGTGGCGCCTAAGGCGGGCACAACACTTGATACAAACCTTCGCGCGGGCGCTTCCAAAAGTTGCCAAGGCCCCGCCGCCCTACAGAGCAATCCTCGCCGCCGAGGCCTACCTACACCTGTTTAACCCATGGCTCCTCCCAGCCGCCGCCGCCCTAGCCGCCGCCTCCGGACCCCCCGGCCTGGCCCTCCTCGCCGCAGGCGCCGCCGCGTTGCTATACAAACCCTACAGAGCCTGGGTGGCGGGCCAGATATACCTAATGGCAGCCGCCCTGAGAAACATATGGAACAAGGAACTCATATGGCAAAAACAAGAAAAGCCGCTGCCGTAA
- a CDS encoding ATPase: MKIAFFSGGKDSVYAALLEWPVDMFFISVYSFPRPSPHLVNLHKTVELAVKLGVPTLVVNLPKGAERRTKADLLRRLGARVLVAGDQAVEEHLRYMEQLARETGAELREPLWGRDPTQILYEEAEKMEFIVIGGLDRSIVCRRVGKENVADFLADLKRLGVDPIGERGEYHTLVTRVGAVALDVQCGAVEKHGDYYIARLV; this comes from the coding sequence ATGAAAATAGCTTTCTTCTCCGGCGGTAAAGACTCCGTCTACGCGGCGTTGCTGGAGTGGCCCGTGGACATGTTCTTCATCTCGGTCTACAGCTTCCCCCGCCCCTCCCCCCACCTCGTGAACCTACACAAGACAGTGGAGCTTGCGGTGAAGCTGGGGGTGCCGACGCTGGTGGTAAATCTGCCCAAGGGCGCAGAGCGGAGGACAAAGGCGGATCTACTCCGGCGGCTCGGCGCAAGGGTGTTAGTGGCGGGAGACCAGGCGGTGGAGGAGCACCTCCGCTACATGGAGCAACTCGCCAGGGAGACAGGCGCCGAGCTGAGGGAGCCCCTGTGGGGCAGAGACCCCACGCAGATCCTCTACGAGGAGGCGGAGAAGATGGAGTTCATAGTCATCGGGGGGCTAGACAGATCTATAGTCTGTAGGCGGGTTGGGAAAGAAAACGTCGCCGACTTCCTCGCCGACCTCAAAAGGCTCGGCGTGGATCCAATAGGCGAGAGGGGGGAATACCACACCTTGGTCACCAGGGTAGGCGCCGTCGCGCTGGATGTGCAGTGCGGCGCCGTGGAGAAACACGGCGACTACTACATAGCCCGGCTGGTATGA
- a CDS encoding zinc ribbon domain-containing protein, whose amino-acid sequence MYVYRTLKIEIPWQLVEERPDVLGLAVRMHLAVEEYVRRLLKELTGQEEPKLTTEELDRHLTPDRRELAHRIIEETFPKYGLRKYFANQAKVFWRDVVFHRAVPLNAQLRVEDERDVGRAVFVDLKSGVLRVRKLGIPPFVVKLKKGSISWIRERLQEGAELKLAFLGVDVRRGKDPTYGGLYVALVFAREVTQIEPRALVVVDVNRLDHYIKVGLVVDGRVVELLKFPKRGRVQKLERIHVHIRQLSRALAKVDEDRDPRRALDLQRQLWKLKTKRYGIIRDIVINATREIIKLAREHQAAIALDTMEDDTYRELKERNGDGVKKHLLDGLGQLRKRLQALAQWYGLPYLEERLYSTICPKCNAKMVEENGRFMRCPACGFKAHRDNVPVIWAEKRYWEILQKTKQPTFSAAVTFLTS is encoded by the coding sequence ATGTACGTATACAGAACGTTAAAGATAGAAATCCCCTGGCAGTTGGTAGAAGAGAGGCCGGACGTCCTCGGCCTCGCCGTAAGGATGCACCTAGCGGTGGAGGAGTACGTCAGAAGGTTGTTAAAGGAGTTGACGGGGCAAGAGGAGCCGAAGCTGACTACGGAGGAGTTGGACAGACACCTCACGCCAGACAGGCGTGAGTTGGCACACCGGATAATCGAGGAGACGTTCCCCAAGTACGGTCTTAGGAAGTATTTCGCAAATCAAGCCAAAGTGTTTTGGCGCGATGTCGTGTTCCACAGGGCGGTTCCGTTAAACGCCCAGCTTAGAGTTGAGGACGAGAGAGACGTCGGCAGGGCAGTCTTCGTCGACCTAAAGAGCGGCGTTCTCAGAGTGCGGAAGTTGGGCATACCGCCGTTTGTTGTAAAATTGAAGAAGGGCAGCATCTCTTGGATAAGAGAGAGACTACAGGAGGGCGCCGAGCTTAAGTTGGCGTTCCTCGGCGTTGACGTAAGGAGGGGCAAGGATCCTACTTACGGCGGTTTATATGTCGCTCTCGTCTTCGCTAGAGAGGTGACGCAGATAGAGCCTAGGGCGCTTGTCGTTGTTGACGTCAACCGGTTGGACCACTACATAAAAGTTGGTCTCGTGGTCGACGGTCGTGTCGTGGAGCTATTGAAGTTCCCCAAGAGGGGGCGGGTTCAGAAACTGGAGAGGATCCACGTCCACATAAGACAGCTGAGTAGAGCTTTGGCTAAGGTAGACGAGGACAGAGACCCGCGTAGAGCGTTAGACCTCCAGAGACAGCTGTGGAAGCTTAAGACGAAGCGCTATGGCATAATCCGAGACATCGTTATAAACGCTACGCGTGAGATTATAAAGCTGGCCAGAGAACACCAAGCCGCGATCGCGTTGGACACGATGGAAGACGACACCTACCGGGAGCTGAAGGAGAGGAACGGAGACGGAGTGAAGAAGCACCTCCTAGACGGTTTGGGACAACTAAGGAAGCGCCTACAGGCGCTCGCGCAGTGGTACGGACTGCCGTATTTGGAGGAGCGACTGTATTCGACCATCTGCCCCAAATGCAACGCTAAGATGGTTGAGGAAAACGGCCGCTTCATGCGCTGTCCCGCCTGCGGCTTCAAGGCACATAGAGACAACGTGCCGGTGATATGGGCAGAAAAACGCTACTGGGAAATCCTCCAGAAAACAAAACAACCCACTTTTTCGGCGGCCGTCACATTTTTAACCTCGTAA
- a CDS encoding asparagine synthase C-terminal domain-containing protein, whose translation MIVERLAESVARRPCDAIAFSGGLDSTAVALAHVKLGHRPLLVNVQLAESPGTDAPHAVEAARRLGLPLVVRYVPMWEALAAVEEVVKAIKLFNPMEVVNCSVQYIALKLARDLGARTVCTGDAGDEICVGYSFMLTKPREELARYMDPSRWYFCSFDLAKALGVEVKAPFLEAAQHLLAIPIEEKIKCGLGKCLLRQELGDLGQRRKDPAEVGSGFHALYKTLEELGRKVEVDLPLDGPARYLYHIYRKAGLSYPKARRNPCPRCGAELDDKRYCKMCGYYGGG comes from the coding sequence ATGATTGTGGAAAGGCTGGCCGAGTCCGTCGCGAGGAGGCCCTGCGACGCCATCGCCTTCTCAGGAGGGCTGGACTCCACCGCGGTGGCCCTCGCCCACGTCAAACTCGGGCACAGACCCCTCCTGGTGAACGTCCAGCTGGCCGAGTCCCCCGGCACAGACGCCCCACACGCCGTCGAGGCCGCGAGGAGGCTCGGCCTCCCCCTCGTCGTTAGATACGTCCCGATGTGGGAGGCCCTTGCCGCCGTGGAGGAGGTAGTGAAGGCGATAAAGCTCTTCAACCCCATGGAGGTGGTGAACTGCTCCGTCCAATACATCGCCCTCAAGCTCGCCAGAGACCTCGGCGCGAGGACCGTCTGCACAGGAGACGCAGGAGACGAGATCTGCGTAGGCTACAGCTTCATGCTGACGAAGCCTAGGGAGGAGCTCGCGAGATATATGGACCCCTCCCGGTGGTACTTCTGCTCCTTCGACCTAGCCAAGGCGCTGGGCGTAGAGGTTAAAGCACCATTCCTAGAGGCGGCCCAACACCTCCTCGCCATACCAATAGAGGAGAAGATAAAATGCGGCCTCGGCAAATGCTTGCTGAGGCAGGAGCTAGGCGACCTTGGACAAAGGCGGAAGGATCCCGCCGAGGTGGGCTCTGGCTTCCACGCCCTCTACAAGACGCTGGAGGAGCTAGGCAGAAAGGTGGAGGTAGACCTCCCCCTCGACGGCCCAGCCCGCTATCTTTACCACATCTACAGGAAGGCCGGCCTCTCCTACCCAAAGGCGCGGAGGAACCCCTGCCCAAGATGCGGCGCCGAGTTAGACGACAAGAGGTACTGCAAAATGTGCGGCTACTACGGCGGCGGTTGA
- the thiC gene encoding phosphomethylpyrimidine synthase ThiC: MAKTLIQQAREGRTPPELEKVAKAEGVNAVKLRDRLARGQAVVLTNAKSPPKRLTGVGKGLFTKVNVNIGTSSEVVDLGAELKKVEVANRWGDTLMDLSVGGDLDAVRRAVLSKAEIPVGTVPIYQAFIEAFEKRGGGAYMTEDHLFEVVERQLKDGVSFMTIHAAVTRDLALKVLKSDRVIPVVSRGGDMVIGWMLYNESENPYLKNWDYLLELFAEYDATISIGDALRPGAIADAHDEFQIAELVEAARLAKRAIKAGVQVMLEGPGHVPLNEIVWSIKLEKKLTGGVPYYVLGPLPTDVAAPYDHIASAVGAALAAAAGADLLCYITPAEHLSLPTVKQVEEGVKAYRVAAHIGDIVKLGPKASRWDREVSVYRGRLDWANMINKLLDPEAAWAVYRQFGEPRVKGCTMCGKYCPMMWVREQARKAS, encoded by the coding sequence ATGGCGAAGACGTTAATCCAACAGGCGAGAGAGGGGAGGACGCCTCCTGAGCTTGAGAAGGTGGCTAAGGCAGAGGGCGTCAACGCGGTTAAGCTCCGCGACCGTCTGGCGCGGGGGCAGGCCGTGGTTTTGACCAACGCCAAGTCGCCGCCTAAGAGACTGACCGGCGTGGGGAAGGGGCTGTTTACAAAGGTGAACGTAAACATAGGCACCTCCTCAGAGGTGGTGGACCTAGGGGCGGAGCTGAAGAAGGTGGAGGTGGCGAATAGGTGGGGCGACACGTTGATGGATCTAAGCGTCGGCGGCGATCTAGACGCGGTGAGGAGGGCTGTGTTGAGCAAGGCGGAGATCCCCGTGGGCACCGTACCCATATACCAAGCCTTTATCGAGGCCTTTGAAAAGAGGGGCGGCGGGGCTTACATGACGGAGGACCACCTGTTCGAGGTGGTGGAGAGGCAGTTGAAAGACGGCGTGTCGTTTATGACAATACACGCCGCGGTCACGAGAGACCTCGCCTTGAAGGTGCTGAAGAGCGATAGGGTGATCCCCGTCGTGTCGCGCGGCGGCGACATGGTCATCGGCTGGATGCTCTACAACGAGTCCGAGAACCCCTACCTCAAGAACTGGGACTACCTCCTGGAGCTCTTCGCCGAGTACGACGCCACTATCTCCATAGGCGACGCCCTAAGGCCAGGCGCCATCGCCGACGCCCACGACGAGTTTCAGATAGCCGAGCTCGTCGAGGCGGCTAGGCTGGCCAAGAGGGCTATCAAAGCGGGGGTCCAGGTGATGCTTGAGGGGCCGGGGCACGTGCCGCTGAACGAGATCGTCTGGTCTATAAAGCTGGAGAAGAAGCTCACGGGGGGCGTCCCCTACTACGTCCTGGGGCCTCTGCCGACTGACGTGGCCGCGCCCTACGACCACATCGCCTCTGCGGTAGGCGCCGCCCTCGCCGCCGCCGCGGGGGCCGACCTCCTGTGCTACATCACGCCGGCGGAGCACCTCTCCCTGCCCACCGTCAAGCAAGTGGAGGAGGGGGTGAAGGCCTACAGAGTGGCTGCACACATAGGAGACATCGTGAAGCTTGGGCCAAAGGCCTCGAGGTGGGATAGGGAGGTGAGTGTGTACAGGGGTAGGCTCGACTGGGCCAATATGATAAACAAGCTCCTCGACCCGGAGGCCGCGTGGGCGGTGTATAGGCAGTTCGGAGAGCCCAGGGTGAAGGGCTGCACCATGTGCGGCAAGTACTGCCCCATGATGTGGGTGAGGGAGCAGGCGAGAAAAGCCTCTTGA
- a CDS encoding ammonium transporter, which translates to MQVDLAATVWTALGGILVFLMIPAVGFLEAGLVRRSNVINAMMKGLLAVMVFFPIWFVVFPYYYGGVLQDGFYPTSQDAGVPAYVYGFFMGAFGSVTLAILFSGAPERLKFGGWLAFAVFFSAVQWPLVSSWVWANGFLANLGNYFGLEGLGVRDFAGGTVVHAYAALAGAVATALLGPTALRAVRKNGGDSVVAYKEAVEYKRAELPYAIVGTTLLFFGWFGFNGGSTIVVSPQTGYAIANTAVSGSLGGLIAVLLARLREGVWSPVMAISGVLAGLVAITPLAGYVELWAALLVGALSGAVAFYGTKLVERYMPVDDPVGSLPVHGFNGVLGSALVPVLASPDVSGGLKGLVYGGPAGWVLVQWLGMAIALVFVVATTAAFFYVLIKLGFRVKPEEELVGLDIVDHGVARV; encoded by the coding sequence ATGCAGGTGGATCTGGCAGCTACGGTCTGGACGGCTCTGGGTGGAATACTTGTTTTTCTAATGATCCCCGCCGTGGGCTTCCTCGAGGCGGGGCTCGTCAGGAGGTCTAACGTAATTAACGCAATGATGAAGGGTCTTCTGGCGGTTATGGTGTTCTTCCCCATATGGTTCGTGGTGTTTCCCTACTACTACGGCGGCGTTTTACAAGACGGGTTCTACCCAACGTCGCAAGACGCAGGCGTCCCAGCCTACGTCTACGGCTTCTTCATGGGGGCGTTCGGGTCGGTGACTCTGGCTATACTCTTCTCCGGCGCTCCCGAGAGGCTTAAATTCGGCGGCTGGCTGGCGTTCGCTGTGTTTTTCTCTGCCGTGCAGTGGCCTCTCGTTTCGTCCTGGGTCTGGGCCAACGGCTTTTTGGCGAACTTGGGCAACTACTTCGGCCTCGAGGGGCTGGGCGTTAGAGATTTCGCAGGCGGGACTGTGGTACACGCCTACGCGGCTCTGGCGGGGGCCGTGGCCACCGCCCTCCTCGGGCCTACGGCGCTGAGGGCGGTTAGGAAAAATGGGGGAGACAGCGTGGTGGCTTATAAGGAGGCGGTTGAGTATAAAAGAGCCGAGCTTCCATATGCCATCGTGGGCACCACCCTTCTCTTCTTCGGCTGGTTCGGCTTCAACGGCGGGTCGACTATCGTGGTCAGCCCCCAGACCGGCTACGCGATAGCGAACACCGCAGTGTCCGGCTCGCTCGGTGGGCTCATCGCGGTGCTTCTGGCGAGGCTGAGGGAGGGCGTGTGGAGCCCGGTTATGGCCATCAGCGGCGTCTTGGCGGGGCTTGTGGCGATTACGCCTCTCGCCGGCTATGTGGAGCTGTGGGCGGCGCTTCTCGTCGGCGCGTTGTCGGGCGCAGTGGCTTTCTATGGGACTAAGCTGGTGGAGAGGTACATGCCGGTGGACGACCCCGTCGGCAGTCTGCCGGTGCACGGCTTCAACGGCGTTTTGGGCAGCGCGCTTGTGCCTGTGTTGGCGTCGCCGGACGTGTCGGGCGGGCTCAAGGGGCTGGTCTACGGCGGACCGGCGGGGTGGGTGCTTGTGCAGTGGCTTGGTATGGCCATCGCGCTTGTGTTCGTGGTGGCCACTACGGCGGCGTTCTTCTACGTCTTGATCAAGCTAGGCTTTAGGGTGAAGCCGGAGGAGGAGCTGGTGGGCCTAGACATAGTTGACCACGGGGTGGCGAGGGTATGA